A genomic segment from Terriglobia bacterium encodes:
- a CDS encoding lysophospholipid acyltransferase family protein, with translation MHLINRLYWRVEVDRVSAAAVPAEGPVILAPVHRSFIDFFIVSEVTRRKLFYMAKDDLWSSRRFGSFLESLGGFPVNRLGTDRLALDRAQEVLERGDALILFPEGTRRSGAVVEDIHEGAAFLAARTGAPIVPIGIGGSHRAMPKGSRMV, from the coding sequence GTGCACCTGATCAACCGCCTGTACTGGCGGGTCGAGGTGGACCGCGTGTCGGCGGCTGCGGTGCCCGCCGAGGGTCCCGTGATCCTTGCTCCGGTCCACCGGAGCTTCATCGACTTCTTCATCGTGTCGGAGGTCACCCGGCGCAAGCTCTTCTACATGGCCAAAGATGACCTGTGGTCGTCGCGGCGCTTCGGTTCGTTCCTCGAATCGCTGGGAGGGTTCCCGGTGAACCGGCTCGGTACAGACCGCCTGGCGCTCGACCGGGCTCAGGAGGTCCTCGAGCGGGGTGATGCCCTCATCTTGTTCCCCGAAGGCACCCGACGCTCGGGTGCTGTGGTCGAGGATATCCACGAAGGCGCGGCGTTCCTCGCCGCCAGGACCGGGGCGCCTATCGTTCCGATCGGCATCGGGGGGAGCCACCGGGCCATGCCGAAAGGCTCGCGGATGGT